In Candidatus Dormiibacterota bacterium, the genomic stretch TTTGGTTATGCTACCATGCGCGGCCGAGCAAGCCTGTGAGGATGAAAATCGTTTTCAATAGGTTTGGTTTTGAGAACATCTGGAAAAGCGGTTCGAGGTACTAGGACTAAAAGCCCATGTCTTTATACCCGGGGCATATTGTGGAGGATGAGAACTATGGACAGAAAAACGAGTGCCGCGGCGGTTGCGATGCTGTTTTTGGCGGCTTGCGGAGGCGGCAGCTCCTCCGGCGGGGTTGGAACGACGCCGACCGCGCAGAACGCGACGATGAACGTCGCCATGATCGACGCACCGTTCGCGATGAGCGGGAACACCGTGACGGCGGTCAATCTCGGTATCGATAAGGTCGAGGTTGTCGGCAACGGCGCGGCTCCGACGGCCATTCAAACATTCTCAACGCCGGATGTCGTGAACATCCTCAACTATACGTCCGCTTCAACGCCGCTCAGCTTTACGGGCACGATCCCGGCGGGCAGCTACCAGCAGATTCGTCTGCTGCTCGATACGGCGACGACCACGATCGTCTACACCGATTCCAACGGCGTCTCGCATACGGCGCCGCTAACCGTGCCCAGCGGAACCAGCGGCGGCTTCGGTAATGCCAACAGCACCGATAGCGGCGACGGGTCGGGGACGGCCGGTCTCAAAGTCAACGTCGGGTTGAACGCGCAGGCCGGGGGAACCTACGGGTTCGTGCTCGATTTCAACGCCGATCAATCCATCGTTGAAACCGGAAACGGCGCGTTCATGCTCAAGCCCGTCATGGTCGCGACGGAGCAGGCGACTTCAGGAAGCCTGAGCGGGTCGGTCGTCAATCAAGCCGGGAAGCCGGTTGTCGGCGCGGAGGTAGAGGCGCTACAGGGCAGCACGGTCGTCAACAGCGGCGTCACCGATGCTAACGGTAACTACGCGGTCAACGCGTTAGCCGCCGGAACGTATACGCTTGAGGTGCTCAACACCTATACGACGCTTGCCGGTGCATCGGTTACGGCTACCGGCTTCGACGCAACGGTCGGAGCAACGCTCATGGTTACCGCCCCGGCGACCGTTACCGCAGGCGCGGTGACGACGGTCCCGCCGATCAGCGATTAGTCCAACTGCACGAGCGGCGCGCCACCGCTCACGATATCGCCCTCGCGCACGAGGACGGTCTTGACGGTGGCGTCGCCGGCACTCTCGATGCGGTGTTCCATCTTCATCGCTTCCAGAACGATCAAGAGCGAGCGCGACGCAACGGCGTCGCCTTCGCGTACCGCGATCTTGACGATCTTTCCCGGCATCGGTGCGACGACGC encodes the following:
- a CDS encoding DUF4382 domain-containing protein, which codes for MDRKTSAAAVAMLFLAACGGGSSSGGVGTTPTAQNATMNVAMIDAPFAMSGNTVTAVNLGIDKVEVVGNGAAPTAIQTFSTPDVVNILNYTSASTPLSFTGTIPAGSYQQIRLLLDTATTTIVYTDSNGVSHTAPLTVPSGTSGGFGNANSTDSGDGSGTAGLKVNVGLNAQAGGTYGFVLDFNADQSIVETGNGAFMLKPVMVATEQATSGSLSGSVVNQAGKPVVGAEVEALQGSTVVNSGVTDANGNYAVNALAAGTYTLEVLNTYTTLAGASVTATGFDATVGATLMVTAPATVTAGAVTTVPPISD